The stretch of DNA CTATTGCTGGATCTATTTGTTGCAATGATGCAACCCCTGATCTTACCCCTACAGGTAAACTTCTAACTATAAAGGCTATAACTATTATAAATGCTGTTCCTGTTAATATTAATGGTTTTGTATTGTATGCATTTATATATCCAAGACCTAATACAGTACCTGGAACTGCCATTGCTAAAAGTGAAGTGAATTCTATAAATCCTCTTCCTATAAACTTCTTTCTTACTATTAAGAATGCAATAATCATACCAAATATACCTGTTATTGGTGTTGCATAAATAGATAATAATGTTGTATCTCTAAGTGGCTTCAATCCTAAATTAAATACATATTTAAAGTGTTCTCCTGTTAATGTATAATCTACACCCATTACCTTAAATATTCCACCTAGTGGTACTAATATATAAAATGCAAATACAAATAATGAAATTAATAAACAAATTATATCTATTGGCCATACAATATTTTTTTCTGTTATTAAGTCTCTTTCTCTTGATGCTTTTCCTGTAACTGTTACATATGATTTCTTTTCTATCCAGAACTTTTCTAATACAAAAAGTAATATTGATAAAGTTAGTAGTACAACTGCTATAGCAGCTCCACCTCTCATATCGTAGTTACCTATAGCTTGCATATAAATCTTTGTAGCTAATGTTGAGAAGTTCCCTCCTATAACCATTGGATTTGAAAAGTCTGCAACTACTTCTATAAATGTAAGTAAAAATGCATTTGCAAGTCCTGGTAACATTAATGGTAATGTTACTGTTCTAAAGGTTTTCCATCTTGATGCACCCATACTTCTTGCGGCTTCTTCTAATGATGGATCTATTTTTCTTAATAAACCTATTAATAAAAGATATGCTACTGGGAAGAATGTCATAGTTTGTACCATTACTATTCCTTTAAACCCATATATATTAGCATTTGTAATACCCAATAGTTGTCTTGTTACAAGCCCAAATTGACCAAATAGCATAATTGCTGATAATGCTAAAACAAATGGTGGTGAAACTATTGGTAATATTGATACTATTTTAAATAGCTTTTTAAAATGTGATTTTATATATGCATCTGCATATGCAAAAATAAATCCTATTATTGTTGATGATACTCCTACTGTTACTCCTAAAAGTAGAGTATTTACAAAGGTTTCTCTAAAATCTATATCTCTTAATACTTGTCTATAAGCACTTAATGAAAAACTTCCACTCTCAATAAAACTAGCTTTCAATACAGAATATAGAGGGTATAGTATAAATATAGCTAATGTAACTATTAAAAATATTATCGTTGTTAAAAGTATTGGGTCTCTCCATATCTTTTTCATATCATCTAGCTTATGCTTTCTAGCCATTTGTCGTCTACTAATGCTCATTTTTTATCACCTCTATATATTTAATTGGGAATAGGTTTAACTCCTATTCCCTAAAATATTACTTAATTGCATTATTCCACTTTTCTACAAGTTCACTTCTTACTTTTCCAGCCCAATCTAAATCATAATCAATTAATTTAGTATCTTTAATTTCATCTGCTAATGCTGGAGCTTGAGCTGTTGTATTAGTTAAGAATTGATATGATCCTACTGTTTGACCAATTTCCTGTCCTTTTTTACTTAAAACAAAATCAATAAACATTTTAGCTGCTTCTTGATCTGGGCTACCCTTAATAATTGCTGTAGCACCAATTTAATAACCTGTACCTTCTTTAGGTGCAGTTAAAACTATATCCTTCATACCTTCTTCTCTATATTTAATACCATCATGTAAATATGAAACACCCACCATTACTTCACCTTGACCTGCAAGTCTTGCTGGAGCTGTTCCTGATTTTTCATAAGATTTTACATTCTTATTAAGCTCTTTCATATATTCTAGGCCTTTTTCTTCACCCTTTAATTGAACCATTGTAGATAAAGCTGTGTATGCAGTTCCTGATGAACCTGGGTTGGCAATAGATATTTGACCCTTAAATTCTGGTTTTAATAGATCATCCCAGCTTTCTGGTGCTTTTACACCCTTTTCTTCTAATAATTTTTTATTAGAAGCAAATCCTAGATATCCAACATATATTCCTGTCCATGCTCCATCTTTATCCTTATATTTATCTGGTATATCCTTAGCATTTTCTGAAGTATAGTTTTCTAATAGTCCATCTTCTTTAGCTTGTACAAAAGCATCTGCCGGACCACCATACCATACTGAAGCTTTAGGATTATCTTTTTCAGCTCTTAATCTACCAAGAACTTCTCCAGAAGACATTCTAACTGCTTCTGCTTGAATTCCTGTTTCATTTTTAAATTCTTCAACGATTTTAACCATATGGTCTTCCATTAATCCACAATAAATAGTTAACTTTAAATCATCCTTTGATGTTTGCTTACTTCCACATCCAACAAATAATCCTGCTGTCATCAAAGTAGCAATTGAAAGTGCTAGTAATCTTTTCCTTTTCATTATTAATCCCCCTTAAATACGTTTCTTTGAGTATTTATCTTATGATTTTATTATACAGTAAACCTTTTCTTATTTCGTATATAGGTAAATTTTACTTACCTACAAGTAAAAAAAACACACATAAAAAAATAAGCCCATATACATGAGCTCATTAAATATTTGATATACTAATTGCTTGTTCTTTAAATTTATCTATACCTATTCTTTCAATGAAAAAGCTTAATTTTTCTCCTGCTTCTGCATTTTTTTTATAATATTCAAATATACTATCTATAACTTTTAATGCTTGTTCTTCATTTAATTCTTCAGCTATTATATCTGCTACTCTTGGATTGTAACCTGCAGATCCTCCAGCTATAACTATTAATCCTGTTTTATCTGCTATAACTCCAACATCTTTTGAATAAGTACTTGCACATGCATTCCTACAACCAGCTACCCCAATTTTAGTTCTACAAGGCATTTCCATCCATTGATATTTTTTAGATAATTTCATTCCAATACCTATAGTGTTATACTTAACTCTCTTACAAAAACCAGCAGGGCACATCTCTACATTTTTAACTGAATTTTGCATTTTCACTGCTGGCTTCATTCCAAGCTCATCCCATATTTTAGGTAAATCATAATCATTTAGATTAGTAATTAAAATTCGTTGCCCTGATGTTATTTTTAACACTCCATTATATTTTCTAGCTACTGCTGCTATTTTCTCTAACATTTCTGGAGTAACAAAGCCTCCAGGCAAATGAGGTGTTATTCCATATTTTCTTACTCCATCTCTAACCTTTTGAAGATTTCCATAAGTATCACTCATATTTTTCTCCTTAAATAATATATGTATTTTATATATACATTTTACTATATATCTTATAAATTTAAAACATTAATATTAAAATCTTATTTTTCCATATAAAAAAGGACATTATATATTTATAATATCCTTTTTGAATCCTAATTATTATAAAACAAATTCTTCTATTACTTTTGCTACTCCATCTTCTTCATTAGTAGCTGTTATATAATCTGCAGCTTCTTTTACTTCTTCAAAAGAATTTCCCATAGCTACTCCAAGGCCTGCATACTCTATCATATGTAAATCATTACCTGCATCACCCATAGCAATAACTTCTTCTCTCTTTATTCCTAAATGTTTTGCTAAAAGTTCTAATCCAGTTCCTTTATTAGCATCTTTATTTAAAAATTCTAAGAAATAAGGAGTACTTCTTACAACTGTATATTTTTCATAAATTTCTTTAGGTAAATTTTCTGTAGCTGGTGCTAGTATTTCCGGTTCATCTATCATCATTATTTTTGCAATAACTTCTTCTTTATCTATAGAATTAAAATCTTTTTCTGAAACATCTATTCCATTTATTGTTGCTTCTACTTCTGTGTACTTGCTTATTTTAGGAGTAATTAATCCTTGTATTTCTGAAAAGGCATGAATATTAACTCCATTTTCTTTACTTAATTTATATAAATCATGTACATCTTGCCCTTTTAAGCTTACTTTTGAAACTACCTCTTTACTTTTAGTTTTTTGAACTAAAGCTCCATTATAGCTTAATACATAATCATTATCTCTATACATATCAAGAATTTCTAAGTATCTTGATACTCCTTCAATAGGTCTTCCTGTAGCTAATACTACTGTTACACCCTTTTCTCTAGCTTTTTGTATAGCTAACTTTGTTCTTTCTGAAATACTTTTGTCTTCTCTTAATAGAGTTCCATCCATATCTAATGCAATTAACTTGTACATTATTAATCCTCCACAATTTAAATTCATTGAAATTATAACACAAAGTACTCTCTTATTCCATAAAGGATACTAGCTATATCTAAATTATATTATTTATTATGTTCTATATAAGATTTTAGTATATCTGAAAATTCGTCTCTTTTAAGAATATAAAACACTACTCCTACTACTTCATAACTTGATGTAATTAATGAATCTTTTCTTATTTCCATCAACTTTTTTTCTATATCTCCTACCAAAACTCTTAAATCTGATTCATTTAGTAACTCTCCAATATCATTTGCTGCATTTTCTATACTAGTTATTATTTTTTTAGGAATAAATTCTTCTATTCTTCCATCCTTTTTTATTATTTTCATAATCTTCACCTTCCTTATATTATATTATATTATGTGAAGTTTTGTCTATAACTATTAACTTATATAAAAATAAGGCGTTGAATTTTCAACACCTTATTTTCATCTTCTATTTTTTTGCTTTACTTAATCTTACCTTTTTACCTTTTATAGATACTTCTTTATATTTATTAAGTATCTTATTTCCTTTTCCATTTAATATATCAACAAATGAGCAAATATCTTGAACATCAATTATTCCTATATCTTCTCCTGTTAATCCATCTAAATTACTAAAACATCCCACAATATCAATTGGACGTATTTTTTTCTTTTTACCACCACTTATATGAATTTTAGTTACATCACTATGTATAGTTTTTTTAGGATTACCAATATTCTTAGATAAATTCTTTTGACTTTCTCTAAATATAGTTATTCCTTCTTTTACTTTTTCATCAGAAGGTAAGTTTCCTTGTTTAATTGTATATCCTATATATTCTTCTATCCCATCTAAAAATTTTTTCTCATAATTAGATACAAAAGAAATAGCAAAGCCTTCTTTTCCTGCTCTTCCTGTTCTTCCTATTCTATGTACATAACTTTCTCTTTCCATAGGAATCTCATAATTAAATACATGAGTTATATGGTCTATATGTATTCCTCTAGCTGCTATATCTGTAGCAACTAACACTTTAAATTCTTTATTCTTAAATCTTTCCATAGTCTTTAATCTATCTTTTTGTTCCATATCACCATGAAGTTGTTCTGCTTTTATTCCATCTCTTTTTAGTTCTAAAAATACATTTTTAACTTTATCTCTTGTATTACAGAATACTATAGCTGATTCTGGAGCAGATGCATATAAATATCTACACAATTCATTAAGTTTATTATTTACATCTATCTCTACATAACTTTGCTTAATTTTATCTCTATTAAAAGCTTTAGCTTTTACTGTTAATATTTTGGGGTTATTCATATAGCTAGAACATAATTTTTCTATTTGTTCTGGCAAAGTAGCTGAAAATAAAGCAGTATTTCTGTCCTTCGGCAATCTATTTAATATTTCTTCTATTTGATCTACAAATCCCATATTAAGCATTTTATCTGCTTCATCTATAACTACAAATTTAATATTTTTTAAATCTAGATTTCCTCTATTTATATGGTCATTAATTCTTCCTGGTGTTCCTGCAATAATATGAACTCTTTGCTTAAGTTCTCTAATTTGATCGTTAAAAGGCTGTTTTCCAAAAACTGCTGCACATCTAACTTTTTTTAATCTACCTATATTGGATATATCTTCTTTTACTTGCAAAGCTAATTCTCTTGTAGGTACTAAAACTAAGCCCTGAACTTTACTTTCATTTGATAAAGACATTTCGCATAATGGGATTCCAAAACTTGCAGTTTTTCCACTACCTGTTTGTGATTTTACTATAATATCATTTTTATTTAACATATATGGAATTGCTTCTTTTTGTACTTCTGATGGTTCTTCAAATCCTAAGTTATTCAAAGCTTTAAGTATTTCATCACTTAATTTCATATCTTTAAATGTTGTATTTTTCATTAAACTACCCCGTTCCTTAAAATAATACTCTTATTTTAACCTATAAAAGCTTTATTAACAATTAAAAAGAAAAATGTATAAAATAAAAATCACATGTTAATCTATTAAGATTTTACATGTGATTTATAATGTTGTTTCAATTATATGAAGAAATATCCAAAAGCATACCCTGCATATATAAATATAGCATTCCATATTGCTATTCCTATAGTAGAGTATACGGTAAAGTTTAATATATTCATTCTAAATGTTCCTGCTACAAAAGGAATTAAAGTTCTTCCTACAGGAACTAATCTTGTAACTAATACCCCTTTATTCCCGTATCGTTCTATATATTTATATGTTTTCTCAATAGAATCTCTAGTTTTAGGAAATCTTTTATATATTCTAGATAAAATAGGATTCCCAAAATAATATGATATTATATATAAAATATAGCTAGCTAATACACCTGCCAATACAGATACTCCTAATGCTACAAAAAAGTTAATTCCTGACTTTGCAACAACTATTCCTGCTGCTGGCATAATAACTGCTGCTCCTAAACCTGGAAAATTAAGATATTCTAAAAATATAATTAAAAATAGAAACATCATCCCGTACCTTGATAAATATTCCATTATTACTTGTATATTCATTGTTAAACCTTCTTTCCTATATAAATGTTATTCAACTAATCTTTATTTAGTTTAACTCACATATCTTAATTTAATCTTAACTTTTGATTTTAATTATCTTAAATTATTATATTTATTTAATTACATCAGGAGCTTTATATGTCTCTCCTTTTGTATCAATAGATATTGATTCTATAATTACATCTTTTTTAGGTTTATCATTTGCTCCAGTTTCTACTGATTCCACTTTATCTAAAACATCTATTCCTGATATAACTTTACCAAAAGCTGCATACTCACCATCTAAATGTGAAGCATCTCCTGTCATTATAAAAAATTGACTTCCTGCTGAAT from Clostridium chauvoei encodes:
- a CDS encoding ABC transporter permease — its product is MARKHKLDDMKKIWRDPILLTTIIFLIVTLAIFILYPLYSVLKASFIESGSFSLSAYRQVLRDIDFRETFVNTLLLGVTVGVSSTIIGFIFAYADAYIKSHFKKLFKIVSILPIVSPPFVLALSAIMLFGQFGLVTRQLLGITNANIYGFKGIVMVQTMTFFPVAYLLLIGLLRKIDPSLEEAARSMGASRWKTFRTVTLPLMLPGLANAFLLTFIEVVADFSNPMVIGGNFSTLATKIYMQAIGNYDMRGGAAIAVVLLTLSILLFVLEKFWIEKKSYVTVTGKASRERDLITEKNIVWPIDIICLLISLFVFAFYILVPLGGIFKVMGVDYTLTGEHFKYVFNLGLKPLRDTTLLSIYATPITGIFGMIIAFLIVRKKFIGRGFIEFTSLLAMAVPGTVLGLGYINAYNTKPLILTGTAFIIVIAFIVRSLPVGVRSGVASLQQIDPAIEEAAQDLGANSTKVFTSVTLPLIKPAFFSGLVYTFVRSMTAVSAVVFLVTPKYQLLTASILSQVDNGRFGVASAYSTVLIIIVLIAIAFMYFILGRFGVSKSDDNLL
- a CDS encoding ABC transporter substrate-binding protein, coding for MFIDFVLSKKGQEIGQTVGSYQFLTNTTAQAPALADEIKDTKLIDYDLDWAGKVRSELVEKWNNAIK
- a CDS encoding ABC transporter substrate-binding protein, with the translated sequence MKRKRLLALSIATLMTAGLFVGCGSKQTSKDDLKLTIYCGLMEDHMVKIVEEFKNETGIQAEAVRMSSGEVLGRLRAEKDNPKASVWYGGPADAFVQAKEDGLLENYTSENAKDIPDKYKDKDGAWTGIYVGYLGFASNKKLLEEKGVKAPESWDDLLKPEFKGQISIANPGSSGTAYTALSTMVQLKGEEKGLEYMKELNKNVKSYEKSGTAPARLAGQGEVMVGVSYLHDGIKYREEGMKDIVLTAPKEGTGY
- a CDS encoding nitrite reductase, producing MSDTYGNLQKVRDGVRKYGITPHLPGGFVTPEMLEKIAAVARKYNGVLKITSGQRILITNLNDYDLPKIWDELGMKPAVKMQNSVKNVEMCPAGFCKRVKYNTIGIGMKLSKKYQWMEMPCRTKIGVAGCRNACASTYSKDVGVIADKTGLIVIAGGSAGYNPRVADIIAEELNEEQALKVIDSIFEYYKKNAEAGEKLSFFIERIGIDKFKEQAISISNI
- the yidA gene encoding sugar-phosphatase; this encodes MYKLIALDMDGTLLREDKSISERTKLAIQKAREKGVTVVLATGRPIEGVSRYLEILDMYRDNDYVLSYNGALVQKTKSKEVVSKVSLKGQDVHDLYKLSKENGVNIHAFSEIQGLITPKISKYTEVEATINGIDVSEKDFNSIDKEEVIAKIMMIDEPEILAPATENLPKEIYEKYTVVRSTPYFLEFLNKDANKGTGLELLAKHLGIKREEVIAMGDAGNDLHMIEYAGLGVAMGNSFEEVKEAADYITATNEEDGVAKVIEEFVL
- a CDS encoding ATP cone domain-containing protein, coding for MKIIKKDGRIEEFIPKKIITSIENAANDIGELLNESDLRVLVGDIEKKLMEIRKDSLITSSYEVVGVVFYILKRDEFSDILKSYIEHNK
- a CDS encoding DEAD/DEAH box helicase, producing MKNTTFKDMKLSDEILKALNNLGFEEPSEVQKEAIPYMLNKNDIIVKSQTGSGKTASFGIPLCEMSLSNESKVQGLVLVPTRELALQVKEDISNIGRLKKVRCAAVFGKQPFNDQIRELKQRVHIIAGTPGRINDHINRGNLDLKNIKFVVIDEADKMLNMGFVDQIEEILNRLPKDRNTALFSATLPEQIEKLCSSYMNNPKILTVKAKAFNRDKIKQSYVEIDVNNKLNELCRYLYASAPESAIVFCNTRDKVKNVFLELKRDGIKAEQLHGDMEQKDRLKTMERFKNKEFKVLVATDIAARGIHIDHITHVFNYEIPMERESYVHRIGRTGRAGKEGFAISFVSNYEKKFLDGIEEYIGYTIKQGNLPSDEKVKEGITIFRESQKNLSKNIGNPKKTIHSDVTKIHISGGKKKKIRPIDIVGCFSNLDGLTGEDIGIIDVQDICSFVDILNGKGNKILNKYKEVSIKGKKVRLSKAKK
- a CDS encoding DedA family protein: MNIQVIMEYLSRYGMMFLFLIIFLEYLNFPGLGAAVIMPAAGIVVAKSGINFFVALGVSVLAGVLASYILYIISYYFGNPILSRIYKRFPKTRDSIEKTYKYIERYGNKGVLVTRLVPVGRTLIPFVAGTFRMNILNFTVYSTIGIAIWNAIFIYAGYAFGYFFI